The bacterium DNA window ATCGATCATAGCTGAACGTTCCTTTTCCACGGACGCAACCATAGCGATTTGCTCCGTGGGCACCCCCCTGTCTCCTTTCTCCCGGCTCCTGTCTCCTGACTCCTTGGTACCTGGTACTTGGTACCACCCGTCGCCATCATCCTTCGCCTGAGCGACGGATGACAAGAGGCTATGGGTGGCGGGCCTGGTACTGCTTCTTTCCCCCTCCAGCCACATCACCACCGGCCCGGCTTCACGGGCATTTTCCGGAGCGTAATTCACTCCCATCCACGCCACAGCGGCAAAGTGGATGGCCACTGAGATTACAATACTCCTGGACCATGCATTTGGTGATCTATTAATGGCGGCCATAATTATTCCCTCTGCACCCTGCACTCAGCACTTTGCACCCTGCACTCTGCACTACATTCCTGCCTTTATCCCCACGTACGCGGCCCTTCCCGGCACCCCGTACCCGGCGGCCTCCTCGTACTCCTCGTCCAGGAGGTTCTGCACCCGGCCCGTGAGTTCCACCCTGTCGGTAATCTGGTACGATGCGGCCAGGTCCACCAGGGTGTACTCCTCCAGGGTCACGTCACCCCACTCCTTCCTTTCACCCACCCGGACGGCGGCCAGCTCCAGGGACGCTCTTTCCGATGGATCGAAGCCCAGCTGCGCGCCGAACCGGGTCCTGGGCCTGCGAAGGAGCTGCTCTCCCTGGTCGTCCTCCGTGCGCAGCAGGGAGCCGTTCAGCCCCATGGAGAACATCCCTGCCCGGGCGGCGACGGAAAGATCCACTCCCTCGGTCTTCGCCTCGGAGACGTTCTGGTAGCCACCATCCCAGGTGTAGGGGTCGCCGTCGGGATCGTACCAGGCGATGAGGTTGTCGTACCGGGTCTGGTGCCAGGCCAGAGAGGCCGTGGCCTTGCTGCCCAGGGCCGTCTCCAGCCCCACATCCCAGCCGGCGCTCCTTTCGGCCTCAAGGTCCGGGCTCCCGTAGTCCGGGTTGAACAGCTGATCGATGGACGGAGCCCTGAAGCCGGTTCCATAGACAGCCCGGAAACGGGTCGCCCCGCTGACCGGCACCGAGAAGCCGGCGCGCCAGGTCGTCTCTCCGCCGAAGTCGGAGTGATCGTCGGCCCGGACTCCAAGGGTCACGGTCATCCCGGATACCGCCTTGTACTGTTCCTGGAGAAAGACCCCGTTGATGGTGGCCGATGTCTCGTCCAGGGTCGAAGTATAGGGTTCGAACTCGCTGGAATAGTAGGACGAACTGCCCGTCTCCTTCTCGGAATCGACTCCAACTGTCAGTACCGAGTTCTCACCAAGGTACAGGTTATTGATCCATTCAGCTTTTTCAGACCGGCCCTCGAACTTCAGTTCCATGAGGAAATCGCGTACAGGGTCGGGCCTGTTGAGATCGTGACGGTCGTGGGCGCTCCTCGATACCGAGAAGGTGGATTCCCACATCTCGGCCAGGAACAATGCCAGCCGCGCATCCAGGACCAGGTGCCTGGCGTCTCCGGTGTAGTTGGGATCGTCCCCCCCCGGACCCCCTGAGTGATCGAGTTCGTTGGTCGCGTCCACCGACCGGATGTTCAGCTGGAGATTGCCTCCCGACCCTATCTCCTGTTCCAGGCGGCCCGAGAAGGTGACGTTCCCGTAGCCGTCCCTCTCGGTATTGCCGTCCGCTTCCGCAGCAGCCGATATCCCGTCCGTCTCCATCTTCGAGGCGGAAAGGGACCAGGCCGTGCGGCCTCTGCTGCCCCGGGCGGACACGCTGCCGTGGCGGGTGCCGAAAAAACCGCCTTCCACCGACAGGTCCACGTGGGGATCTCCCGTGCCTTTTTTGGTGATGATCTGGATCACGCCCCCGATGGCGTCGGACCCGTACAGGGTGCTCTGGGGCCCGAACAGGACCTCGATGCGTTCGATATCTTCGGTACTCATGTGGGCGAAATCGTAGGTCCGTTCCGGGTTGCTTGGATCGTTGACCTCGACGCCGTCCACCAGGACCAGTGTGAACCGGGTGTCGCCGCCCCGCAGGAGGACCGAGGAGACCTTCCCGGCCCCGCCCTGGTTGACCAGGTCGATCCCCGGAAGGCCCTTGAGAACATCGGCAACGGTGCGGGCCTGTTTCTTTTCCAGCTCTTCGGCTGAGATGACGAGGATCGTACCGGAAACCTCGTCCGCGGGAGTTTCCAGGCGTGTGGCGGTGACCACGACCTGGGGTATATCTTCATCGGTGCGGGTTTCGGACAGGGCGCTACCGGGATGGACGATGCCGCACAAAAACAGCGCGGCAAAGATAGTGACGGTTGCGAGGGCCTTTCTCATGGGTCTTCTTCCTTTCCTCCCACCTCGGGGATGCAAAGTACGGTTTCCGGGTACGGAATGGAAAGAGCACCTTGCGCCGCCGACGGGGGAGAAAAGAAAAATCCCCGGACCTGTAGAAAGGTCCGGGGATTCCGTTTTTTATCCTCCGGCGCGCGTAGACACCCTGTCCTCGAGGGTCCGTCCCGCTATGGGTTCCATGGGCAGGTCTTCTGGCTTCCGGATCGTCCTACTCGCCGCGCCTTCCCGACTTCTTAAAAGCGCTGGGCCACCCATTCGACGCGTCCTCAATAAGCTCTGGACTTGCTCAGGGTGACTTTGCCGCGCAAAGTCAGTGGCAGATTGTTGCGGCTTTCGTCCCCGGTTACAGCGGCGGGTCCGCGACGGATTCGCACCGTCTTCCCTTAGCCCATGGTGGACCTAGCATATGGCAACCCATCTGGCCTGTCAACAAAAGCCTGGGGCCACCATGAGCTAAGGGAACAGTGCAGAGTGCAAAGTGCAGTGTGTAGAGGTGGAGCGCGGTATAAAAAAGACAAAGTTTCCAGGACCTAGCCCGCATTATTCATGATGGTGATGAGATGTCAGCTAACTGTGTGGCAAATATGGATAAATGGGAATGGCACGATAAACATCATGAATTATGCGGGGTTGCCCGGACATAGTCACGAGAGGAGTTTTTCGTTCCGGCAAGGCGACTGTCCAGTGAGCGCGGAAGCATACTTTAGTATTCCGCACAAGGGAACGACACAGCAACGCAGCCAGAACGGAAAAGAACCTCGTGAATAGTCCGGGCTAGTACTTTGTACCTATGAACCAGGGACCAGGGACTGCCTTAAACCGGAATCCTGCCTAGTCTGCCTGCCACGGCGACTTGTCACGGCGAAGTTCATAGAACGAAGACGGAAGCTCATTAGAGCGACGACGGGTCATCGCGTTTATTTCACCTTCTCTCTACCCCTTCACCCCTGTTAACTCTTGCTCTTGCCCTTTCGCTCAGTCGCTCCATCGCCAAATCTAAAGATCCTCCGTGTCTGGTATCTTTTCCGTTCTTCCCTATTCACTGTTCACAGTTCACTATTCACGGCATTTATATACAACATTTATATAATACTTGACTCTGAGACATTGCTCGGCTAGACTCCCAATCTAACTTTACCCCTACAGTAGGGAATGGATTCTTTTAAACCATGACAATTCACGCAATTCACAGCACTTCCAGAACCGAACGACCTGCAACCTGCGGATATACTTCCAATCCGGCCTGTTGCGCCATGGACATGACCTCATGTGCCATGATCAAGCTCTAAGGACCGCTACGCGGATCTTAGGGCATCTTCTGAACCGACCCCGTTTAACAGATCGCTGATCCTTTTAACCCGTTCCACGGTTTTTTGGCTGGGAACGTCCACCGTCGTTTATTTTGGCGGTACCTATCAAGGAGTATAAAAATGTCCAGCAACGGATTTAGAACCGATACTGTCGCACTGCATGGAGGCCAGGAGCCCGATGGAACCACTCTCGCCAGGGCTGTCCCCATCTATCAGACCACTTCCTACCTATTCAAGGATTCCGAACACGCCGCGAACCTTTTCGCCCTCAAGGAGTTCGGCAACATCTACACAAGGATCATGAACCCCACAACTGACGTATTCGAACAGCGCCTCACTCAGCTTGACGGCGGTGTGGGAGCCCTGGGCGTCGCGTCCGGCCAGTCAGCCATCACCCTTGCCGTTCTCAACCTTGCCGGGAGCGGGGACGAGATTGTATCGGCCACGAGCCTGTACGGGGGAACCTACAACCTGTTCAAATATACCTTTGCAAAGCTGGGGATAACGGTTCGCTTTGTGGACCCATCCGATCCCGAGAACTTCCGAAAAGCTATTAACGAGCGGACCCGTGCCGTGTTTCTGGAGAGCATCGGGAACCCCAAACTTGACGTCCCTGATTTCGAGGCCATCGCAAAGGTAGCCCACGAGAAAAAGCTTCCGGTTATCCTCGACAACACGGTAAGCCCGTTACTTTTCAGGCCTTTCGACCACGGGATCGACATCATCGTTTATTCCGCCACCAAGTTCATTGGCGGACATGGGACCTCCATCGGGGGGGCCATCGTGGACTCGGGTAATTTCGACTGGACCTCGGGACGGTTTTCCGAGTTCACCGAACCGGACCCCAGCTACCACGGCCTGGTTTACAGCGAAGCGCTGGGGAACCTGGCCTACATTATCAAGGCCAGGGTCCAGCTCTTGAGGGACATCGGACCGGCACTCAGCCCCTTTAACTCCTTTCTCTTCATTCAGGGGCTGGAAACGCTGCCCCTGAGGATCCGAAAGCACAGCGACAACGCCCTTGAAATCGCCAGGAGACTGAAGACGCATCCCGATGTCACATGGGTGACCTACCCTGGGTTGGAGGATCACCCGACCTACGATAACGCCCGAAAGTATCTGCCCCAGGGTTTCGGGGCCATTGTCGGGTTCGGGGTCAGGGGAGGCAAGGAGGCAGGGATCACATTTATCGACAGCCTCAAACTCCTGTCCCACCTTGCCAACATTGGCGATGCCAAGAGCCTTGTGATCCATCCGGCCTCTACGACCCACCAACAGCTCTCACCCGAGGAGCGGCTCACCACAGGGGTGACGGAGGACTATATTCGGGTTTCCGTAGGGATCGAGGATGTGGAGGACATCTGGGAGGATATCGAAAATGCCCTTAAAGCCGCAAGCAAGGAGGTCAGGCATGACACACAAACAAGCCTCACCGAAACTGCAGCCCGGTAGGGCCGGAAACACGGCTCTCTTTCCGGCAGGCGGCACGGGTGGATCTGTTGGGCAGGTGGAACTTCAGATCGTTACCTTCGATGGGCCTGATCACGTTCTTCACCTGGAGGGGGGAGGTTCCCTCTCTCCTCTCACCGTGGCCTACGAAACATACGGAGAACTTTCCGAATCCAGAGACAACGCCATCCTGGTCTGCCACGCTCTTTCCGGGGATGCCCATGCCGCCGGCCGTAACAGCGACTCGCCAGAGGAAAAACCGGGTTGGTGGGACCTCCTCATTGGTCCGGGCAAACCCCTGGACACCGACCGTTATTTTGTCATCTGCCCCAACTTTCTGGGAAGCTGCTTCGGGACCACCGGCCCCACGAGCATTGACCCCGGAACAGGTGAACCCTACGGCCTCTCTTTTCCATTCTTCACCATCACGGATATGGTGGAGGTGCAGCGTTGGCTTATTGACCACCTGGGGATCAAGACCCTTAACGCCGTGATCGGCGGGTCCATGGGCGGAATGCAGGCACTCCAATGGGCCATCTCCTACCCTGAAAGGGTCAGAGGAGTCATTCCCATCGCCACCACTTCCCGGATGTCTGCCCAGGGCATCGCCCTTAACGAGGTGGGCAGGCAGGCGATCCTCAGCGACCCCAAATGGCTGGAAGGCCGGTACCCCAAAAGCGATCCCCCCGGGAGGGGGCTGGCCATTGCCCGCATGATCGGTCACATTACCTACCTGTCCGAGGAGTCCATGCACCAGAAGTTCGCCAGGCGTTATGCCAACGGCAACGGGCGTTCTTTCAGCTTCTCAAAAGATTTTCAGGTGGAAAGCTACCTTCACCACCAGGGGGACAAGTTCGTCCGCCGTTTCGACGCCAACACCTACCTGTATATCTCCCGGGCCATGGACTACTTCGACCTGGAAACCGACCACGGTTCCCTTGAGGCAGCCTTTTCCCGGTGTCTGTCCAGCTTTCTCGTCCTGTCCTTTACCTCGGACTGGCTTTTCCCTGCCCGGCAGTCAGCTGAGATCGTGCGCGTCCTTAGGAAACTGGGCAAGGAAGTTTCCTACTGCAACATCGAGTCGGACCAGGGGCACGACGCGTTCCTCCTTCCCGGGCACCGCATGGGCGATCTCGTTACGGGGTTCCTGGATCGGCTGAATGAAGGAGGTGCCCCATGAACCTGCTTCACTCACTGGCGCGCCTGGACGAAACGGATCGCTCGTCCCTTTCCAGCGGTGTGGACTGGGCGTTGACAACCTTGCGGGACCGGGCCCTGGACGACCAGATATCCTCCATTGTCGCTGATGGGGAAAGGGTCCTCGACCTGGGGTGCGGAAAGGGTGACCTCCTCGCACGCCTCAAAAAGGAACACCGGATCCACGAAAGCGGTATCGAGATCGAAGGTGCGGCTGTGAGCGAGGCTATCGCCCGGGGCTTGTCGGTGACTCACGGCGACCTGGAGGACAGCTTGACCTCCATGGGCAAACAATCCTGGGATCTTATTATTTTAAACCAGGTGATCACCGTCATACGTGATCCGGTGTCTATCCTGCGCGAGTCTCTACGGGCCGGCGTGAAGGTGGCCGTAACCTTCCCCAACTTTGCCGGTTTAAGAACAAGGTCCCAGCTGGCCTTGCGAGGACGCCTCCCGGTCACACCCGCCCTTCCCTACCAGTGGTACGACACGCCGAACATCAGGCTGGTCACGGTGAAGGATTTCAGAACCCTCTGCGCTCAAATGGAGGTGAAGATCCTCAAGGAAGCTTTTGTGGGAAGGACGAAAGACGGTGGGTTCCGGCCCGTCAGCACATGGCCCAACCTGAGGGCGACATCGGCATTGTTTTTGTTAAAATCAGATGGATGAAAGCAGTAGCTTGGGTAAAGCACAACTACCATAAGTGCGATGTTTTCTGAACGCAGAGGTCGCCAAGGACGCAGAGGAAGGCTAAATCCTGGGGGAGTATGTTTCCTGTAGATGCGATAAAAGCTTATTCTGGGTCCTGTGTTCTACGTTCTGCGTTCCGACTTTCGCCCATGCGCCCATGCTCCCATGCCCCCCCGCGTCGCCGTGTCTTCGCGTCCCCGTGTCCTAAACGCACCACGCACCACGCCCTCCGCACTGCCTATCCTCTTTTACACTTGGCCAAAGCGTTGCTATTCATAGACCTGTCATGGAAACCATCCTTCTACTCATAACCGCCGTAGCAGCATTCTTCTCGGCTTTCGGGGCTTTTGAGGCAGCCAGGGGCACCAAACGGGCCGCAGAGCTGTCACTGCTCAAAAGCTTCATGGACGAGTACAAGTCCGAGGAGATGACAAAGCACCTCAGGACTCTGCGGGATGTATCCGACGGGCTAAATGCCAATACGAATTACGGAGTCTCCATGAAGTCGTTCATGGACCGCTCCTACTCCGATGCCATTGAACTTACGCGCCGCCGGGTCAAGTTCTACTACTTCTCCATCCACGACCTGTACGAGACCAAATATCTTAAGAAAAGGATCTATCTTAAAGCCATGAAGAACGCCGGCCTGACCCTGTTCTTCGATGTTGTGGAACCCCTGGACTACTGGAACTCCAAGCGAACCGGCCTCCCCTTCGAGGAAGCGAAGTACCGCCTTATCGATAAGTCCACCGGGTACGGGAAGAGGGATTGGAAGTGGTATCGTGAAGAGCAGGAGTCAGGAGAAGTGCCGGGTGCCTAGTGCCTGGTGTCCCAGTATCCAGGTTCCAAGATTCAAGATTCAAGATCCAAAACCCAAAGTGCCAAGAACGTTTTTAACCGCAGGGTGACGCGGGGTAAATCTGTACATATAAAACATTAAAACTTAAAAAGAGCTTTGGTTTGCTTAAAACTTCTTAACCCTGCGATGCGGCCCTGAGTCGGCCGCGCTGCGGTTAGCCAGCTTTTGACCTTCTTCCACGTTCCAAATTCCACATTCTACATTCTACTAAGCGGCCGGAAATACTCGGCCGATATATTCACCCACCTCCTCCAGCCAACCCTTCCTCTCCTCCTCCGTGCTCGTCACCACCACCGAGAAGTTGCGGCGGTAAAACTTCTTCACCCCGCACAGGTCGAAGATGCAGGTCTTCCACAAGTTCTCCAGGGGATCACCGAAAACCTCAAGCTCTCTTTTTTCAGGTGTGTTGGAGGTATTAAACACCACAGCGGCTTTTGCCTTCAAAATCCCCACGGGCACTCCCTCACCGCTGTCTTCCTCCTCAAACCGGTAGGCCACCTCGGGGCGGATCACCCTGTCCACCCACCCCTTGAGTATGGCCGGAGGCATGCCCCACCAGTTGGGGTGGATGAGGATGATACCGTCGGCATCCGCAAGCTGCTCACAGTGCCCACCGACGACAGGGTTAACATCGTCATCGAGGATCTCTTCTGACCGCAGGACTGGGACAAACCCCTCGGCGTAAAGGTCATGAAAGACCCCTGAGTGACCAAGCTGCTCCAGAGTTCTTACCACCGTCTCGGCGATGGCGTGGTTGAAGCTGCCAGGGGTTGGGTGGGCGAGTATTACGAGTATATTCATAAGGGCCTCCTGTACTCAGTGTAGAGTGCAAGGTGTACAGTGTAGAGAAAATCGTCTTTCCATAAAAGCGGTTTTTCGCACCAGAGTTCGCGAAGGAACGCAGAGTAAAGATCAATACATTAGTAAAATCTGATTCAATGGTATTTAAGTGAATTTATACCAATTGCAATGGTTGAATTTCATGCTAGGTTTCTCTGCAGCTTTGCGAGAGGTCAATTTTATCGCTTAGATAGGAACCGTGCTCTCCCCCAATTCTTTAGCCTTCCTCTGCGTCTTTCGCGACCTCTGCGTTAAAAATTTTTTTGCCCTTATTCTGGGTCCTGTATTCCAGGTTCTGACTTCTGCCCCGCCGCGTGAAGATCGCGCAGTAACAGCCCTACATCCGGCCTATCTGTAAAGAACCCTGATATCCTTTTTTCCTTGATCATCCTCCAAAGCTCTCTCCGGTCGTTGACGGTATAGATCCATACCGGGAGGCTCAGGTTCCGGGTGGTGGACAGAAAGCCAACTTTCAGCAACTTTTGACTCACCACCAACACATCCGCCCCGGCCCGGAGAGCCCTGTGCTCCGGATACAGCTTGGTGATCAGCTGCCATCGGGGGTGGCTGCTGAGGATGAGTCCCGTCCGGACCTCCGGCTTGATATCTTTTATTTTCCGGATCACGGAATCGTTGACAGAGGTGATGATGAACTGGTCAGGAACCAGGATCCCGAGGACAGTCTCAAGGACCTGATCTTCGTAACCTGCCTCCTTTAGCTCGATATCCACTGGGATTTTGTCTGCGCAAAATCGCAGTACTTCCAGGAGGGTGGGTATGGAATATCCTGCTGTTTGAGCGGCTTCTTTTATCTGGTTTATTGACATGGCCTTGATTTCGCGACCCGCGAAATCAAGGTCGTGGTGAACCACCAGGACTCCGTCAAAAGTTCGCCGCACATCGAACTCGATCATCTCGGCGCACATGTCCACCGCTGCCTCGAAAGCCTCCATGGTGTTCTCATGGTGGTAGTGGGACGCGCCGCGGTGAGAGATAATGACGGGGCGAGGTTCACTACCTGATATTATTTCGTCGATGGTTCTCATTTATGTGTCACCTCGCCCCGTATGGGACACGGGGACGCAAGGACACGACGACACGGGGGAAATATATTTATTATGTTATCGATAGTGTTCACAATAATGACCCGTGGAGTGTAAAGTGTAGCAGGTTTCATTGCCTCACTGTATGTGACACGACACTATGAAAATGGTTTTATACCGTGTCCCCGCGTCTCCCCGTCTCCGTGTCATATGGCTTTAAAGGGTCCCCTCCCCTTCTCCGCGTCTCCGCGTCTTGAAGCTGAGTCCCGTGGAATAACTATCCAAACTCAGCATCCAGTTTCCCTACCACTTCCGCCAATCTCACCCTCACCCGCTCACGCTCGGCAGGCTCTTTCCCATCCTTGAGGATTCCCAAAGCAGTTTCATAAAGCTTGACGGCTCTGCCCAGGTTTTCCTCCCGGTCCTTGACATCCGAGTACCTTGACAGGGCATCACCCATAACGGCCATGACCAACCCCCTCTGGATCAGGCTTTCTTCCCCTTTGGTCTTATCCAGGGCATCGCGTATGTATCGAAGAGCTTGCCGGAGATGTGCTGGACTTTTTTCAATATCGTACAGCTCCAGGAGGACCCTGCTGGTGTCCGTAAGAACCACGCAGCGCTCTTTTAGATGCTGCGTCTCATCCATAAGCTCAAGTGCCCCCTTGTAAGCATCTGCGGCGCGGGCAAGGCTTTCCCCTTTTTGAAAATACCCCGCCAGCTCCACATAGGTATCCCCCATAACATTCAGGATCTTCATCCTTTGTGAACCAGCATTCTCATCGTCAACTGCATCGAGTGCAGTCAGGGCCTTCTCATAGGCATTTGCCGCCTTCCTCAGGTTGACCTGGGGTTCATTGTGAGAAGCAAGCTGCCTGTAGGCGCTGCCGGTCCGGGCAAGGAACATGGCTTCGGGTCCCGTCAATTCACCTTTACCGGCTGCGAGCGCAGCTGTTTCACAGGTTCTTGCCGACTGGGTCAGGTTTTCCACAGGGCTTTTTTCCCGGGCGAGATCCTCGTAGACCACAGCAAGTTCGCCAAGCGTCCTGAGGTAGTGGTTGATATAACGGGCAGGAGTAAAAAGCCGTGCAGATTCCCTGAGGGACTCGCCTGCTCTGAGAATTCGCTGCGGCTTTTCCTCGCCGGTTGCCAGACGGCTGTGGCATGCACCTATTCTGAAAAGAACATTTCCCCTGGCTTCACGATCCTCGGTAGGTGAAAGTTCCTCAAGAAGCTGCTCGAGAGACACCAGGGCACCCTTATAATCACCCTGCTTGATGAGGTTGTCGGGTCCGCTCAGGAGTAAGTCCTCTTCGGATTCACTCTCCAGATCCGGCTTCGGTCTGGCAATCGGAGCCACCTTGATCACCGGCCTGTCCATGGGCGCTTCTTCCTGGAGGGTCCGGAGCTTGAAGAAGATCCTGATCAAGTAAATGACCATGACGATTATAAAAAGATAAAGCCATCCGGCTGAAAATACCTGAGGCATAAGATCGGCTCCCCCTTCAGTTCACATGATTTCCATGGACAGTCTACTGCATTGTCACACTTCAATCCAGCGCCACCAGCAAAGACGAGAATGAGGGGAAGAGAGGGGGAGCGGGAGCTTTTGCCCCCTTTTCTACGGCGGCCTGGTAAGGGCCAGGAACATCCTGTCGGTTTTCATGCAGTGCTTTTCCATCACGGCCCTCATCATCGGCGCCTTCGCAGAGCGGATGAAATTTTCCGCCATGCTGCTGTTCACCTGCGCCTGGATGCTTTTCATCTACATCCCTGTTTGTCACTGGGTGTGGGGAGGCGGATGGCTGGACCAAATGGGAGCCCTGGACTTCGCAGGGGGAACCTTCGTGCACATCAACGCCGGTGTCGCGGGACTGATGGCAGCCATTGTCCTGGGAAAAAGGAAAGAAACAAAGGCCCGGAGAGATGAATTTACCAGGCCTTTGTTTCTTTGAGATAGGGGATCCTCCCTGCAAATTTTGATCAGACTTCTCCAAACCTTAGATTATGTAAACGAATCTGATACAATGTTTATTGACCAAGGAGAGTATATGGGCATCGCGGGGAGCCCCACGCGCAATGAACTGGACGGATTGCTCAAGGTGAGCATGGCACTGGCGAGTTCACTCGATCTGGAAAACGTCTTGCAGGCCGCCATCGACGGTGCTGTTGAAATACTCGCACTGGATACAGGCGCAATCTATCTTCTCCACCAGGACGAACTGCATCTCCGAGCCACGACGCCACACCTTCCACCTGAATTCCCCGACGAGTATCGTCGGGCGCCATTGAGTGACCATCCACACCTTCAGCGCAGTCTCCAGTCGGGTGAAACTGTTTTCATACAGGACTTCCCACTGGTTGACCTGACACCTGCAGAGCGCGGTGTGTGTGAGGCGCGAGGATTGAGGACCGTGTTCTGCGTTCCTCTGAACTCCGATGAAGACCCCATTGGTGTTTTTATCGTCGGGACTACGGGCGACACGCGAGAGTTAAAAACCAAAGACGAGGACTTGTGCCGAACGCTGTCGCATCAGGTTTCACTCGCGATAACGAACTCTCGCCTTTATGAATCGGTGCAGACATCATACAAGCAGATGGAGGAGGCCCAGCTCAAACTTCTCGAGAACAACGAGATTCTTGCCCGTACCAATGAGGAGCTTAAAAAAGCCAACAAGGTGAGGGATATTTTTTTTGCTCGCATGTCCCATGAACTCAGGACTCCGTTGACGGTTATTAATAGCTACCTGAGCTACATCCTGGGTCGCGGGTTCGGAAACCCCACATCTGAGTTGAGAGAAATCCTCCTTGTGATGAAGAAGCAGGGGAAGAACCAGCTGACCCTCATCGAGGACTTGCTGAACATAGCCCGCCTGGAATCAGGGCATTTCGTGATCATTTATCAGGAATGTTAACCAGGAGAACTGGTGTCTGATGTCATAAAGGCTTTCCGGCCAATCCAGAAGGAAAAGGATATCGAGATCATCCTGGACCTGGCAGCCGATCTTCCCACCATGTATTGGGATCGATCCAAAATAACCCAGGTTATCCAGAACCTGTTAGGAAACGCTCTGAAATTTACTCCCCATGGGGGGAGGGTTAGCGTTGCCGTTCGTCTCAAGGGCGACTTCATCGAGTTCCAGGTGAGCGACAACGGCATCGGGATTCCCAAGGAGCACGTGGAGCAGATTTTCGACCGGTTTTTCCAGGTTGACAGCAGTCCAACCCGCCAATACGGCGGATCAGGGTTGGGCCTGTCCTTCACCCGGGAGATTGTACATGCTCATAATGGCATGGTGTTTGTGGAGAGCAAAGAAGGTGTGGGCTCGATCTTCCTTACCCTGTTACCGCAGGGAGAGATGAAACAGGAAGGCGAAGGGCACTGACAATGAAAAAGGTTACGATTATTAAACGAATCTCACATCTGGGATCTGAGATTCGCTCTACAGATCTCCTAACCACCCCTCGAACATGTCCAGGTGGCTCTCCTCATCTTCAAAGATCTGCTCGAACAGTTTGCGCGTAACCACATCGTCCTCGTCGCGGCATTTTTTGATGATCTGCTTGTACAGGGCGATGGCCCGGTTCATGAGTTTTAACAGTTCGTCGGACGCCTTCTGAGTGTGCGCTTCAGCCATGGGAACCTCTTTGTTCTCTATCCCAAAGTAATT harbors:
- a CDS encoding TonB-dependent receptor, which gives rise to MRKALATVTIFAALFLCGIVHPGSALSETRTDEDIPQVVVTATRLETPADEVSGTILVISAEELEKKQARTVADVLKGLPGIDLVNQGGAGKVSSVLLRGGDTRFTLVLVDGVEVNDPSNPERTYDFAHMSTEDIERIEVLFGPQSTLYGSDAIGGVIQIITKKGTGDPHVDLSVEGGFFGTRHGSVSARGSRGRTAWSLSASKMETDGISAAAEADGNTERDGYGNVTFSGRLEQEIGSGGNLQLNIRSVDATNELDHSGGPGGDDPNYTGDARHLVLDARLALFLAEMWESTFSVSRSAHDRHDLNRPDPVRDFLMELKFEGRSEKAEWINNLYLGENSVLTVGVDSEKETGSSSYYSSEFEPYTSTLDETSATINGVFLQEQYKAVSGMTVTLGVRADDHSDFGGETTWRAGFSVPVSGATRFRAVYGTGFRAPSIDQLFNPDYGSPDLEAERSAGWDVGLETALGSKATASLAWHQTRYDNLIAWYDPDGDPYTWDGGYQNVSEAKTEGVDLSVAARAGMFSMGLNGSLLRTEDDQGEQLLRRPRTRFGAQLGFDPSERASLELAAVRVGERKEWGDVTLEEYTLVDLAASYQITDRVELTGRVQNLLDEEYEEAAGYGVPGRAAYVGIKAGM
- a CDS encoding O-acetylhomoserine aminocarboxypropyltransferase/cysteine synthase; this translates as MSSNGFRTDTVALHGGQEPDGTTLARAVPIYQTTSYLFKDSEHAANLFALKEFGNIYTRIMNPTTDVFEQRLTQLDGGVGALGVASGQSAITLAVLNLAGSGDEIVSATSLYGGTYNLFKYTFAKLGITVRFVDPSDPENFRKAINERTRAVFLESIGNPKLDVPDFEAIAKVAHEKKLPVILDNTVSPLLFRPFDHGIDIIVYSATKFIGGHGTSIGGAIVDSGNFDWTSGRFSEFTEPDPSYHGLVYSEALGNLAYIIKARVQLLRDIGPALSPFNSFLFIQGLETLPLRIRKHSDNALEIARRLKTHPDVTWVTYPGLEDHPTYDNARKYLPQGFGAIVGFGVRGGKEAGITFIDSLKLLSHLANIGDAKSLVIHPASTTHQQLSPEERLTTGVTEDYIRVSVGIEDVEDIWEDIENALKAASKEVRHDTQTSLTETAAR
- a CDS encoding homoserine O-acetyltransferase gives rise to the protein MTHKQASPKLQPGRAGNTALFPAGGTGGSVGQVELQIVTFDGPDHVLHLEGGGSLSPLTVAYETYGELSESRDNAILVCHALSGDAHAAGRNSDSPEEKPGWWDLLIGPGKPLDTDRYFVICPNFLGSCFGTTGPTSIDPGTGEPYGLSFPFFTITDMVEVQRWLIDHLGIKTLNAVIGGSMGGMQALQWAISYPERVRGVIPIATTSRMSAQGIALNEVGRQAILSDPKWLEGRYPKSDPPGRGLAIARMIGHITYLSEESMHQKFARRYANGNGRSFSFSKDFQVESYLHHQGDKFVRRFDANTYLYISRAMDYFDLETDHGSLEAAFSRCLSSFLVLSFTSDWLFPARQSAEIVRVLRKLGKEVSYCNIESDQGHDAFLLPGHRMGDLVTGFLDRLNEGGAP
- the metW gene encoding methionine biosynthesis protein MetW, yielding MNLLHSLARLDETDRSSLSSGVDWALTTLRDRALDDQISSIVADGERVLDLGCGKGDLLARLKKEHRIHESGIEIEGAAVSEAIARGLSVTHGDLEDSLTSMGKQSWDLIILNQVITVIRDPVSILRESLRAGVKVAVTFPNFAGLRTRSQLALRGRLPVTPALPYQWYDTPNIRLVTVKDFRTLCAQMEVKILKEAFVGRTKDGGFRPVSTWPNLRATSALFLLKSDG
- a CDS encoding NAD(P)H-dependent oxidoreductase, with product MNILVILAHPTPGSFNHAIAETVVRTLEQLGHSGVFHDLYAEGFVPVLRSEEILDDDVNPVVGGHCEQLADADGIILIHPNWWGMPPAILKGWVDRVIRPEVAYRFEEEDSGEGVPVGILKAKAAVVFNTSNTPEKRELEVFGDPLENLWKTCIFDLCGVKKFYRRNFSVVVTSTEEERKGWLEEVGEYIGRVFPAA
- a CDS encoding glycerophosphodiester phosphodiesterase; the protein is MRTIDEIISGSEPRPVIISHRGASHYHHENTMEAFEAAVDMCAEMIEFDVRRTFDGVLVVHHDLDFAGREIKAMSINQIKEAAQTAGYSIPTLLEVLRFCADKIPVDIELKEAGYEDQVLETVLGILVPDQFIITSVNDSVIRKIKDIKPEVRTGLILSSHPRWQLITKLYPEHRALRAGADVLVVSQKLLKVGFLSTTRNLSLPVWIYTVNDRRELWRMIKEKRISGFFTDRPDVGLLLRDLHAAGQKSEPGIQDPE